The following are from one region of the Fusarium verticillioides 7600 chromosome 1, whole genome shotgun sequence genome:
- a CDS encoding CAMK/CAMKL/KIN4 protein kinase (At least one base has a quality score < 10) has protein sequence MSSAALQTAPHQHTALASSPLSTPSSRQYRPSHSSPNGNSQAYNAQQTSTASSSSRRPPSRKTNDSAPSPSYHLAPAFGSPVTASAPNDQEPSASASDWQGNMPPVAPPRTSSNHQSGSSRRSQYSNEKSTNSPRRNESTRTGSRGDSAAVENGHRSSKADTAARASSRDGRAATTSMPVRSAHSTPSKPVHDATDSLTKAIAAAQDTIDRDRNHAAVQHNNVEDAAAPPPVVATGDHHEERRGQRSRHDHSRSHKGNTKFGDFILGNTIGEGEFGKVKLGWKQDSSVQVAIKLIKRDSVGSNPSRFAKIYREVAILRGVQHPNIVRLIDKVETDRHIGIILEYASGGELFDYILNHRYLKDNAARRLFAQLVSGVGYLHKKGIVHRDLKLENLLLDRNRNIIITDFGFANTFDPNEELSKEEELNLTDKEFVKRMGLDRVKMNGSRKGDLMQTSCGSPCYAAPELVVSDSLYTGRKVDVWSCGVILYAMLAGYLPFDDDPANPEGDNINLLYKYIVTTPLTFPEYVTPHARDLLRRILVPNPRKRADLFEVARHSWLSEYANLVEFITSSTTLPSEVPDSGVSPDDYADAPTIARSSSVREASKQKQPHPPVVGGLAKTHGSVDPESETTHRSTPKDAKRRTVQVEYVAPTTKTQRGADAAPSKPSSHSLQQQVPVDVPEANTEKPLPREPPMTKDNPSRTQSRRPQSSHKSAVPHRPARDTRATSDNAFMTGPTNAARPRTQSSMQSSASMGLQSHGNYGQPAPPTIADTNAHGRIQQPQNPEDEENIAKTVGSVPPKVMKMSTFQNETKSTGRGHKRSNTLGDLGNKIMGRSGSIFGGRSKKRPEQQQQPDKSRKYPPVSMPTTMMPGEEAGPRPSMESKASRRSFSLGLGKKRSGSVQGSSDKKDRRFSLVKAMGLGKDQGSVTGSEADSQQDLPIQHPRAEQLRGYSAHEEARHSEPYFDAPYEQYPQRDTAQSSPVYHTRHANDAQQQDGRRPSAIPTYIQGSHLNTGSDSSVDVRRPPTDSRSRPYQADFSESEGHDGRPVGSSRDDRSSVLQKSHKKFADAYDGENYRGHEGSSGAAKRVMDFFRRRGKARGGEDR, from the exons ATGTCGTCGGCTGCCTTACAGACGGCCCCCCATCAACACACCGCTCTGGCCTCGTCCCCCTTGAGCACACCGTCGTCCCGCCAGTACAGGCCCTCGCACTCATCCCCTAACGGTAACAGCCAGGCGTACAATGCCCAGCAGACCTCGAccgcttcttcatcttcgcgacgacctccttctcgaaAAACGAACGACAGCGCTCCCTCACCTTCTTACCATCTAGCTCCCGCCTTCGGTTCACCCGTCACCGCCTCAGCGCCCAACGACCAGGAACcttcagcctctgcctcCGACTGGCAAGGCAACATGCCTCCCGTCGCTCCCCCAAGGACCTCGTCCAACCACCAAAGTGGTAGTTCGCGGAGGTCTCAGTATTCTAACGAAAAGTCGACCAACTCTCCCCGTCGAAACGAATCCACTCGAACTGGTTCGCGTGGTGATTCAGCAGCTGTCGAGAACGGTCACCGAAGCAGCAAGGCTGACACTGCTGCCCGAGCCAGTAGCCGAGACGGCAGGGCCGCAACCACTTCAATGCCTGTTCGATCCGCACATAGCACGCCCTCGAAACCCGTCCACGATGCCACTGACAGCTTGACAAAAGCAATTGCAGCTGCTCAAGATACCATCGACCGGGATCGCAATCATGCTGCAGTTCAGCACAACAACGTCGAAGATGCCGCAGCGCCCCCTCCTGTTGTCGCGACGGGTGATCACCATGAGGAACGACGAGGACAGCGAAGCCGACACGATCATAGTCGAAGCCACAAGGGCAATACCAAGTTCGGCGACTTTATTCTGGGTAACACCATCGGTGAGGGTGAATTTGGCAAAGTGAAGCTGGGCTGGAAACAGGACAGTAGCGTCCAG GTTgctatcaagctcatcaagagaGACAGTGTGGGTAGCAACCCCTCTCGTTTCGCCAAGATTTACCGCGAAGTTGCCATCCTTCGCGGAGTCCAACATCCTAATATTGTGCGTCTAATCGACAAGGTCGAGACAGACCGACACATTGGTATCATCCTCGAGTACGCGTCGGGTGGTGAACTTTTTGACTACATCCTTAACCACCGCTATCTAAAGGACAACGCAGCTCGTCGCTTGTTTGCCCAGCTCGTGTCTGGTGTTGGATATCTCCATAAGAAGGGAATCGTGCATCGGGATCTGAAACTGGAAaatctgcttcttgatcgaaACCGCAACATTATTATTACCGACTTCGGCTTCGCCAACACCTTTGACCCCAATGAAGAATTGAgtaaggaagaagagcttaATCTCACAGATAAGGAATTTGTGAAGCGAATGGGCTTAGACCGGGTCAAGATGAATGGATCCAGGAAGGGTGATCTCATGCAGACAAGTTGTGGTAGTCCTTGTTATGCTGCACCTGAACTGGTTGTTAGCGACTCTCTTTATACTGGACGTAAGGTGGATGTCTGGAGTTGTGGTGTCATTCTG TATGCCATGCTCGCCGGTTACCTCCCCTTCGATGATGACCCCGCCAACCCCGAAGgcgacaacatcaaccttctATACAAATATATCGTGACAACGCCTCTAACCTTCCCTGAATACGTCACACCTCACGCTCGAGACCTCCTCCGCCGCATTCTCGTGCCCAACCCCCGTAAGCGAGCGGATCTTTTCGAAGTTGCTCGGCACAGCTGGCTGAGTGAATACGCGAACCTCGTTGAATTCATCACAAGCTCGACAACGTTACCGTCAGAAGTCCCCGATTCAGGCGTGTCACCAGACGATTACGCCGATGCCCCGACGATTGCCCGAAGCTCTTCTGTCCGCGAGGCTTCAAAGCAAAAACAACCACATCCtcctgttgttggaggaCTGGCGAAGACGCATGGCAGTGTCGATCCCGAATCTGAGACTACTCATCGCAGCACACCGAAGGATGCAAAGCGGAGAACTGTTCAGGTTGAATACGTGGCCCCTACGACGAAAACTCAACGCGGTGCAGATGCCGCGCCTTCAAAACCTAGTTCACATTCCCTCCAACAGCAGGTACCAGTGGATGTGCCTGAAGCCAACACTGAGAAGCCTCTTCCGCGTGAACCTCCTATGACAAAGGACAACCCTTCTCGCACCCAGTCGAGACGTCCACAGAGCTCGCACAAGAGTGCTGTCCCCCACAGGCCAGCTCGCGATACCCGCGCCACTTCTGACAATGCCTTTATGACTGGGCCAACCAACGCAGCGAGGCCACGAACCCAGAGCTCAATGCAATCTTCTGCGTCAATGGGTCTGCAGTCTCATGGGAACTATGGTCAGCCTGCACCTCCCACTATTGCCGATACAAACGCTCACGGTCGaattcaacaacctcaaaatcctgaggatgaggagaacATCGCCAAGACTGTGGGTAGTGTTCCTCCCaaggtgatgaagatgtcgacTTTCCAGAATGAGACAAAGTCGACAGGCCGAGGTCACAAGAGGTCAAACACCCTGGGTGATCTTGGTAACAAGATAATGGGTCGCAGCGGGTCTATCTTTGGGGGACGATCTAAGAAGCGAccggagcagcagcagcaacctgACAAATCAAGGAAGTATCCTCCCGTCAGTATGCCCACCACGATGATGCCAGGTGAGGAAGCCGGTCCCCGGCCCTCCATGGAATCAAAGGCCTCCCGACGATCATTCTCCCTCGGACTTGGAAAGAAGCGTAGTGGCAGTGTCCAAGGTTCTAGTGATAAGAAGGACCGCCGGTTCTCCCTGGTCAAGGCGATGGGACTTGGCAAGGACCAGGGAAGTGTAACTGGGTCTGAGGCAGATTCACAGCAGGATCTGCCCATCCAACATCCTCGAGCTGAACAACTCCGTGGCTACAGCGCTCACGAAGAGGCTCGACATAGCGAGCCCTACTTTGACGCCCCCTACGAACAATACCCCCAACGTGATACAGCACAGTCTAGCCCTGTGTACCACACACGCCATGCAAACGACGCTCAACAACAGGATGGCCGAAGACCCAGCGCAATCcctacatacatacaaggTAGTCATCTGAACACAGGCTCCGACTCATCAGTGGATGTGCGACGACCTCCCACTGATTCAAGGTCTCGCCCATACCAAGCGGACTTTTCAGAGTCAGAAGGACATGATGGACGACCAGTGGGAAGCAGTCGTGACGACCGATCGAGTGTGCTTCAGAAGAGCCACAAGAAATTTGCGGATGCGTACGATGGAGAAAATTACCGCGGGCACGAAGGCAGCAGCGGAGCCGCCAAGCGGGTGATGGATTTCTTCAGGAGACGTGGAAAGGCAAGAGGTGGTGAGGACCGGTGA
- a CDS encoding GPI-anchored wall transfer protein 1 — MLQRGNFKADFNIPCQLLQIYCLHRFFVPEPLHSPKLCAEACRHLLLAMSEPGSYKQRKEDFVSNLSGGSVAEINYVTSVAAVAIILWSVLQARQSFFEPYTVLAFAVDFLLNVGAILLSITLYSKSPLLLNLLLITPAVFIFVLPPQSADRKKKLKVPPNARSKENSGQLDVLSTKPFLTNFRGCMMIVTCVAILAVDFRLFPRRFAKVETWGTSLMDLGVGSFVFSAGLVAARPVLREKAIGRTTGRATPLSHRIVHSLRHSIPLLVLGLIRFLSVKGLDYAEHVTEYGVHWNFFFTLGFLPPFVAIFQSALKWIPSFAALSLLVGVTYQILLEATSLKAYVLTAPRTDLISMNREGIFSFIGYLAIFLAGQDTGMFVIPRNIPPKSTASPGAQRNTLLMTMAVWGGVWTGLYLLSTNYHYGFGLAVSRRMANLPYVLWVVAFNTLQLLGFAAIDTIFFPTFYNAQDAKTEKEAYMQATSRVIRAYNRNGLAIFLLANLLTGLVNMTVNTLDATPVLTMGILVAYTATITGVAVALDAYNISFKL; from the exons ATGTTACAACGTGGTAACTTCAAGGCTGACTTTAACATTCCTTGTCAACTTTTACAGATCTACTGCCTCCACCGTTTCTTTGTGCCCGAACCTCTACACTCTCCTAAATTATGCGCTGAGGCTTGCCGTCATTTGCTGCTGGCCATGTCTGAACCCGGGAGCTACAAGCAACGAAAGGAGGACTTTGTGTCCAATCTCTCCGGCGGCTCTGTCGCAGAAATCAATTATGTTACATCCGTTGCGGCT GTAGCAATTATTCTATGGTCCGTCCTCCAAGCCCGCCAGTCCTTCTTCGAACCGTATACGGTACTCGCATTCGCTGTTGATTTCCTCCTCAACGTTGGAGCCATTCTCCTGTCGATAACTCTCTATTCGAAATCACCGCTTCTTctgaaccttcttctcattaCGCCCGCGGttttcatcttcgtcctcccACCTCAATCTGCAGatcgaaagaagaagctcaaggtccCTCCAAATGCGCGGTCCAAGGAAAACTCCGGGCAGCTTGATGTCTTATCAACAAAGCCTTTCCTCACAAACTTTCGCGGTTGCATGATGATTGTCACCTGTGTGGCCATTCTTGCTGTCGACTTTCGCTTGTTTCCTAGACGGTttgccaaggttgagacATGGGGTACTTCTCTGATGGACTTAGGTGTTGGATCCTTTGTCTTCTCAGCGGGCCTTGTTGCAGCTCGTCCTGTACTGCGCGAGAAAGCGATAGGTCGCACAACAGGCCGGGCAACACCCCTTTCCCACCGGATCGTGCATTCGCTGCGCCATTCTATTCCACTGCTAGTGTTAGGGTTGATACGTTTCCTGAGTGTTAAGGGCTTGGACTACGCCGAACATGTGACAGAATATGGCGTTCActggaacttcttcttcacgcTTGGGTTTCTGCCCCCTTTTGTTGCCATCTTCCAGTCAGCTCTGAAATGGATTCCTTCATTTGCAGCCCTGTCGTTGTTGGTGGGCGTCACATATCAAATTCTGCTTGAAGCCACTAGTCTGAAGGCGTATGTCTTGACGGCGCCCAGGACCGACCTAATCAGCATGAACCGGGAAGGCATTTTCAGCTTCATTGGATACCTGGCAATTTTCCTTGCTGGGCAAGATACGGGCATGTTTGTCATTCCCCGTAACATCCCTCCTAAGAGTACCGCCAGCCCCGGAGCTCAGAGGAACACCCTTCTGATGACTATGGCTGTTTGGGGTGGTGTCTGGACTGGACTCTATTTGCTCTCCACGAATTACCACTATGGTTTCGGTTTGGCAGTATCCCGTCGCATGGCAAATTTACCCTATGTTTTGTGGGTTGTTGCCTTCAACACCTTGCAATTGTTGGGTTTTGCGGCCATTGACACGATATTCTTCCCTACCTTCTATAATGCACAAGACGCAAAGACAGAGAAGGAGGCTTATATGCAAGCCACCAGCCGTGTAATCCGAGCATACAACCGTAACGGattggccatcttcttgttggcaaACTTGTTGACTGGCTTGGTCAATATGACAGTCAATACGCTGGATGCTACTCCCGTACTGACAATGGGAATATTAGTTGCATATACCGCAACTATCACAGGGGTCGCAGTGGCATTAGATGCTTATAATATCAGCTTTAAGCTTTAA